A portion of the Luteolibacter rhizosphaerae genome contains these proteins:
- a CDS encoding methyltransferase → MDLTPDRILEVGTSFWSSKALLAAVELGVFTALAESPADLETLKRRFGFQERGAKDFFDVLVALGFLQRENGIYRNAPEPDLFLDRAKPSYIGGILEMASKRLYGFWDHLIPALRSGEPQNEVREGGDPFAALYASEEGLKGFLGAMTGGSRGANLAMARSIPWERYRTCADVGTAQGDLVAQIALANPHLKGTGFDLPPVKPIFESYMADLGLAGRVSFTSGDFFEDELPQADVILMGHILHDWDLPTKKMLLEKAYRALPAGGAVVIYDAIIDDDRSQNAFGLLMSLNMLIETQGGFDYTGADCIGWMQEAGFTECRVEHLVGPDSMVVGIKGA, encoded by the coding sequence ATGGATCTAACCCCTGACCGTATCCTCGAGGTTGGGACCAGCTTCTGGTCCTCGAAAGCCCTTCTCGCCGCCGTCGAACTCGGCGTCTTTACCGCGCTCGCAGAGAGTCCCGCGGATCTCGAGACGCTGAAGCGGCGCTTCGGGTTCCAAGAGCGGGGTGCGAAGGACTTCTTCGACGTGCTGGTGGCGCTGGGATTCTTACAGCGCGAGAATGGGATTTACCGGAATGCTCCGGAGCCTGACCTCTTCCTCGATCGGGCCAAGCCCTCATATATCGGGGGGATTCTGGAGATGGCGAGCAAGCGGCTATACGGCTTCTGGGATCACTTGATTCCGGCATTGCGGAGCGGTGAGCCGCAAAATGAAGTGCGCGAAGGAGGCGATCCCTTCGCGGCGCTCTATGCGAGCGAGGAAGGCTTGAAAGGATTTCTCGGTGCGATGACTGGCGGTAGCCGCGGAGCGAATCTTGCGATGGCACGGAGCATTCCGTGGGAACGCTACCGGACTTGCGCGGATGTGGGTACGGCACAGGGCGATCTGGTGGCGCAGATCGCGCTGGCGAATCCTCATCTGAAGGGCACGGGATTCGACCTGCCCCCGGTGAAGCCGATCTTCGAAAGTTACATGGCAGACTTGGGGCTGGCAGGGCGGGTAAGTTTCACCAGCGGGGACTTCTTCGAGGACGAGTTACCGCAGGCCGATGTGATCCTGATGGGCCATATCCTCCATGACTGGGATTTGCCGACCAAGAAGATGCTGCTGGAGAAAGCCTATCGTGCCTTGCCCGCAGGCGGCGCGGTGGTGATCTACGATGCAATAATCGACGATGATCGATCACAGAACGCCTTCGGCCTGCTGATGAGCTTGAACATGCTGATCGAGACCCAAGGCGGCTTCGACTACACCGGGGCGGACTGCATCGGATGGATGCAAGAAGCCGGGTTTACGGAGTGCCGTGTGGAGCATCTGGTGGGTCCGGACTCGATGGTAGTAGGGATCAAAGGAGCCTAG
- a CDS encoding class I SAM-dependent methyltransferase, which produces MSRVALLLALACAAAIAGWTFHQSAEDRKTDDSPGTATSAPQSSTETPSPTPAPAPVHVDYTEGPASPDGIGKFFHGREISQVMGHPAIGWLERGEREQEEAPSKAIAAIDLKPGDVIADIGAGSGYYSFRISPKIPQGKVVAVDIQPEMLNFLKEKSAELGISNVQPHLGKIDDLMLPEASLDAALMVDAYHEFSHPREMLASLHKALKPGGRIFLLEFRGEDPRVPIKPLHKMTEAQARLELESAGFEFVSNLRPLPWQHFMIFRRP; this is translated from the coding sequence ATGAGTCGTGTTGCCTTGCTCCTGGCCCTCGCCTGCGCTGCCGCCATCGCGGGTTGGACTTTCCATCAGTCCGCGGAGGACCGGAAAACCGACGACAGCCCGGGCACCGCCACCAGTGCACCGCAATCTTCAACTGAAACTCCTTCCCCCACCCCGGCACCCGCGCCCGTCCATGTCGATTACACGGAAGGCCCCGCCTCACCCGATGGCATCGGCAAGTTCTTCCATGGTCGCGAGATCTCTCAGGTCATGGGCCATCCCGCCATCGGCTGGCTGGAGCGCGGTGAGCGCGAGCAGGAGGAAGCTCCTAGCAAGGCCATCGCCGCCATCGACCTGAAGCCCGGCGATGTCATCGCGGACATCGGTGCCGGCTCCGGCTACTATAGCTTTCGTATTTCGCCGAAGATCCCGCAGGGCAAGGTCGTCGCCGTCGACATCCAGCCGGAGATGCTCAATTTCCTGAAAGAGAAGTCCGCCGAACTTGGCATCAGCAATGTCCAGCCCCATCTCGGCAAGATCGACGACCTGATGCTCCCCGAGGCATCCCTCGACGCAGCCCTCATGGTGGATGCCTACCACGAGTTCTCCCATCCGCGCGAGATGCTCGCCTCGCTCCACAAGGCGCTGAAGCCCGGCGGGCGAATCTTCCTGCTGGAGTTCCGGGGGGAAGACCCGAGGGTGCCGATCAAGCCCCTTCACAAGATGACCGAGGCTCAGGCACGGCTGGAATTGGAGTCCGCGGGCTTCGAGTTCGTGTCGAATCTCCGCCCGCTTCCTTGGCAGCATTTCATGATCTTCCGACGTCCCTAG
- a CDS encoding NAD(P)H-dependent oxidoreductase has translation MSSPVTSITPARLIERLNWRYATKQFDPERKISAEDWSALEEALVLSPSSGGLQPWKFVVVTDPALREKLVPVSYGQEQVKDASHLVVFAAKTGFGEGEVDAHIQRIAEIRGVSLESLAGFRGMLLGGIVNAMDAPTRQAWAARQAYIALGNLLTSAALLGIDACPMEGFSSEQYDEILGLKEKGLSSVVVCPLGYRAATDAYAELPKVRFAKEDALVYI, from the coding sequence ATGAGCAGCCCCGTAACAAGTATCACTCCCGCCCGTCTCATCGAACGCCTCAACTGGCGCTATGCGACCAAGCAATTCGACCCGGAGCGTAAGATCAGCGCGGAAGATTGGTCCGCCTTGGAAGAAGCCTTGGTGCTGTCACCCTCGAGTGGTGGCCTGCAACCGTGGAAATTCGTGGTCGTCACGGATCCCGCGCTGAGGGAGAAGCTGGTGCCCGTGTCCTACGGTCAGGAGCAGGTCAAGGATGCCTCGCACCTTGTCGTCTTCGCGGCAAAGACCGGCTTCGGAGAAGGCGAGGTCGATGCCCATATCCAGCGCATCGCGGAGATCCGCGGCGTGTCGCTCGAGTCCTTGGCTGGTTTCCGCGGCATGCTCCTGGGAGGAATCGTAAATGCAATGGACGCGCCGACCCGCCAGGCTTGGGCGGCACGCCAAGCTTACATTGCGTTGGGGAATCTCCTCACCAGCGCGGCCTTGCTGGGAATCGATGCGTGCCCGATGGAGGGTTTCTCGTCCGAACAATATGACGAGATTCTGGGCTTGAAGGAGAAGGGCTTGAGCAGCGTGGTGGTTTGCCCGCTCGGATATCGGGCCGCGACCGATGCCTACGCGGAGCTGCCCAAGGTGCGCTTCGCGAAGGAGGATGCTCTGGTCTATATTTGA
- a CDS encoding LysR family transcriptional regulator, which translates to MLLQIRSFLTVVEEGSLHRAAARLNISQSALSRQVQALEHELGGPLLERSSTGVMPTIGGRALVKRMASFLANYDANLQAVRRIIRGDAGELRIGYLASAFHEHLEPSLRKLRRLYPDTKVKLLDLFPGEQITALRKGEIDLAFLEGSAALSRRDFQMKKVAVLRCFVSLPEDHPLASKKKVKIAELRTETFIVGSENEVPGIRSRLVRFCRLHGNFTPKMIEIPGGIAEGFSAVANDGAVALLPAIFRRHKRPGMILVPIADPGATWEMVVAWQKSHNAESLLALVDALPSAE; encoded by the coding sequence GTGCTCCTGCAGATCCGATCGTTCCTGACCGTCGTCGAGGAGGGCAGCCTGCATCGTGCCGCCGCCCGACTCAACATCTCCCAATCGGCCTTGTCCCGTCAGGTTCAGGCGCTGGAGCATGAGTTGGGAGGCCCGCTTCTGGAGCGCAGTTCGACCGGTGTCATGCCCACCATCGGGGGACGGGCACTCGTGAAGCGCATGGCATCCTTCCTCGCGAATTACGATGCGAACCTTCAGGCCGTTCGCCGGATCATCCGCGGCGATGCCGGGGAGCTGCGCATCGGCTATCTCGCTTCCGCCTTCCACGAGCACCTCGAACCCAGTCTCAGGAAACTGCGGCGGCTCTATCCGGATACCAAGGTGAAGCTGCTCGATCTCTTCCCGGGGGAGCAGATCACCGCATTGCGCAAGGGTGAGATCGACCTCGCCTTCCTCGAGGGCAGCGCGGCTCTCTCGCGGCGCGATTTTCAGATGAAGAAGGTCGCGGTGCTCAGGTGTTTTGTCAGCCTACCGGAGGATCACCCCCTTGCTTCCAAGAAGAAGGTGAAGATCGCCGAGCTGAGAACGGAGACTTTCATCGTGGGCTCGGAGAACGAGGTCCCGGGCATTCGCAGCCGCTTGGTCCGCTTCTGCCGGCTTCACGGGAACTTCACTCCGAAGATGATCGAGATTCCCGGCGGCATCGCCGAAGGGTTCTCGGCGGTCGCGAACGACGGTGCGGTGGCCCTCCTGCCTGCCATCTTCCGGCGTCACAAGCGCCCGGGGATGATCCTCGTCCCAATCGCCGATCCCGGCGCCACCTGGGAAATGGTGGTGGCTTGGCAGAAGAGCCACAACGCCGAGTCCTTGCTGGCATTGGTTGATGCCCTGCCGTCGGCGGAGTAG
- a CDS encoding DinB family protein: MGEERDEEAIQAALEKPGAGLPEAERRVVRMGLVRYAASHDRDAALADFLSGAGAILELVTGLDEARLRRRVLVERVPGMEDSSRYWSPGMIVQHLAIVDRGVLMLVHGLLVGKLPGQSRGPADVKPSPDAGPESLDLFRDTTASWAKFLGKAESLCGTIQHPHPWFGPLDAHHWFCVAVQHHEIHRMQLEAVLASPA; the protein is encoded by the coding sequence ATGGGTGAAGAACGGGACGAGGAAGCGATTCAGGCAGCTCTGGAGAAGCCGGGTGCAGGCCTGCCGGAGGCAGAGCGGCGCGTGGTGAGGATGGGGCTGGTGCGGTATGCCGCGTCTCATGACCGGGACGCGGCATTGGCGGACTTCCTCTCGGGAGCGGGGGCGATACTGGAACTCGTGACCGGGCTGGATGAAGCCAGGCTTCGCAGGAGGGTGCTGGTGGAGCGGGTCCCCGGGATGGAAGACAGCAGTCGCTACTGGTCGCCGGGAATGATCGTGCAGCACCTCGCGATCGTGGACCGTGGCGTGCTGATGCTGGTTCATGGGTTGCTGGTCGGAAAGCTACCCGGGCAGAGCCGCGGCCCGGCCGATGTGAAGCCGTCACCGGATGCCGGACCCGAAAGCCTCGATCTGTTTCGCGACACGACGGCCTCGTGGGCCAAGTTTCTCGGGAAGGCGGAGAGCCTTTGCGGTACGATCCAGCATCCGCATCCGTGGTTCGGGCCACTGGATGCTCACCACTGGTTCTGTGTCGCCGTGCAGCATCACGAGATCCACCGGATGCAATTGGAGGCCGTGCTGGCCTCTCCAGCCTAG
- a CDS encoding winged helix-turn-helix transcriptional regulator, protein MRSAARRSPCPLACALDLFGDRWTLLLIRDLFLGKQRYDEFMSSPEGIATNILADRLKLLAEHGLVKRIPDKEDKRRFLYQLTPRGRSTRQFLLPMIRWGLAQCKGTRTMGGSFPEPGPEHEA, encoded by the coding sequence ATGAGATCAGCCGCCCGCCGTTCCCCATGCCCTCTGGCCTGCGCGCTCGATCTTTTCGGGGATCGCTGGACCCTGCTGCTGATCCGCGATCTCTTCCTCGGCAAGCAGCGCTACGACGAGTTCATGTCGTCCCCCGAGGGTATCGCCACGAATATTCTGGCGGATCGGCTGAAGCTCCTCGCCGAGCACGGACTCGTGAAGCGGATCCCCGACAAGGAGGACAAGCGCCGCTTCCTCTACCAGCTCACCCCGCGTGGCAGGAGCACCCGCCAATTTCTGCTGCCGATGATCCGCTGGGGGCTGGCACAGTGCAAGGGAACGCGCACGATGGGCGGCAGCTTCCCTGAACCCGGCCCCGAGCATGAAGCCTGA
- a CDS encoding Pr6Pr family membrane protein, producing MKPEQVFRIIIIAAGLAGLVLQFQISTGMLAARGLGLGATLWKLSGYFTILTNALLVLVHVLCLLPSGSRYRSAPVQGALLLYILVVGVVYVVLLANLWKPEGKQWWADNLLHRVTPLLQLGFWIAFVPKDILPWRQALPWLAWPAAYLIWTLARGPAYPYPFLEADRLGWPRTILNCLLMTAAFSVGALAIIGGGRALAKKPG from the coding sequence ATGAAGCCTGAACAGGTCTTCCGCATCATCATCATCGCCGCCGGCCTCGCCGGTCTAGTCCTGCAATTCCAGATCAGCACCGGCATGCTCGCGGCCCGCGGGTTGGGACTGGGTGCCACTCTCTGGAAGCTCTCGGGATACTTCACGATCCTGACGAACGCGCTGCTGGTGCTGGTCCATGTGCTTTGCCTGCTGCCCTCCGGATCGAGATACCGCAGCGCCCCCGTCCAAGGCGCGTTGCTGCTCTACATTCTCGTTGTCGGGGTTGTCTACGTGGTCCTGCTCGCGAATCTCTGGAAGCCGGAGGGCAAGCAATGGTGGGCGGACAACCTGCTCCACCGCGTGACCCCGCTCCTCCAACTGGGATTCTGGATCGCTTTCGTCCCGAAGGATATTCTGCCGTGGCGGCAGGCGCTGCCGTGGTTGGCTTGGCCTGCAGCCTATCTGATTTGGACACTCGCCCGCGGCCCGGCCTATCCCTACCCCTTCTTGGAAGCCGACCGTCTCGGCTGGCCGCGCACGATCTTGAACTGCCTGCTTATGACGGCCGCCTTCTCAGTCGGAGCCCTCGCGATCATCGGTGGCGGACGAGCGCTCGCCAAGAAGCCGGGTTAA
- the uxaC gene encoding glucuronate isomerase: MAYLDDESFLLHSPTARRLYHEAAKDQPIFDYHCHLSPAEIATNHRWDNLADIWLGGDHYKWRLLRANGIDEEYITGSASPREKFQAWAETVPYTLRNPIHHWTHLELRRYFGIEKLLSPDTADEIWEEANAKLAEADFCVHGILDKFQVKMVGTTDDPADPLRHHETIAKSGIGTQVLPTFRPDKAFQVDQPKAFDAWIEKLEEITDTSIHHVSDLLQALQKRHDAFHQAGCRLSDHGLDRCPALPCDDADASIIFDKARRGIPVTSEEKEKFCFFLMVFFGQQDAAKGWTKQLHLGPFRNVNPRMFGLLGPDAGFDTIGDERQGAALITYLGTLANRGALPQVILYNINPRDNYLFAAMTGAFQDGTAPGKIQFGSGWWFMDQKDGMEMQLNALSATGLLSRFVGMLTDSRSFLSFPRHEYFRRILCNLIGTEADRGELPDDFEALSKLVKDVCSGNAQRYFGF; this comes from the coding sequence ATGGCCTACCTCGACGACGAATCGTTCCTTCTCCATTCGCCGACCGCACGCCGCCTCTACCACGAGGCCGCGAAGGATCAACCCATCTTCGACTATCACTGTCACCTCTCCCCTGCGGAGATCGCCACCAATCATCGCTGGGATAACCTGGCGGACATCTGGCTCGGCGGTGACCACTACAAGTGGCGCCTGCTCCGCGCCAATGGCATCGACGAGGAATACATCACCGGTTCGGCAAGCCCGCGCGAGAAGTTCCAAGCTTGGGCGGAGACCGTTCCCTACACCCTGCGGAATCCCATCCACCACTGGACCCATCTCGAGCTACGCCGCTACTTCGGCATCGAGAAGCTCCTGAGTCCGGACACGGCCGATGAAATTTGGGAAGAGGCGAACGCCAAGCTCGCCGAAGCTGACTTCTGCGTCCACGGCATTCTCGACAAGTTCCAGGTGAAGATGGTCGGCACCACCGACGATCCCGCCGACCCGCTGCGCCACCATGAGACCATCGCGAAGAGCGGCATCGGCACCCAGGTGCTGCCGACCTTCCGCCCGGACAAGGCCTTCCAAGTCGACCAACCGAAGGCCTTCGACGCGTGGATCGAGAAGCTGGAAGAGATCACCGATACCAGCATCCATCACGTCTCCGATCTGCTGCAGGCGCTGCAGAAGCGCCATGACGCCTTCCACCAAGCCGGCTGCCGCCTTTCCGATCACGGGCTCGACCGCTGCCCCGCCCTGCCTTGCGACGATGCGGACGCTTCGATCATCTTCGACAAGGCGCGCCGTGGCATCCCGGTAACTTCCGAAGAAAAAGAGAAGTTCTGCTTCTTCCTGATGGTCTTCTTCGGCCAGCAGGATGCGGCCAAGGGTTGGACCAAGCAGCTTCACCTCGGACCCTTCCGCAATGTGAATCCCCGCATGTTCGGCCTACTCGGGCCGGATGCGGGCTTCGATACCATCGGCGACGAGCGCCAGGGAGCCGCCCTGATCACCTACCTCGGCACGCTGGCCAACCGTGGTGCCCTGCCGCAGGTGATCCTCTACAACATCAATCCGCGGGACAACTACCTCTTCGCCGCCATGACCGGGGCCTTCCAAGACGGCACGGCACCAGGCAAGATCCAGTTCGGCTCGGGCTGGTGGTTTATGGATCAGAAGGACGGCATGGAGATGCAGCTCAACGCGCTCTCCGCCACCGGCCTGCTCTCTCGCTTCGTCGGCATGCTGACGGACTCGCGCTCCTTCCTCTCCTTCCCGCGTCACGAGTACTTCCGCCGCATCCTCTGCAACCTGATCGGCACCGAGGCCGACCGCGGCGAGCTGCCGGATGACTTCGAGGCGCTCTCGAAGCTGGTGAAGGACGTGTGCAGCGGGAACGCGCAGCGTTACTTCGGCTTCTGA
- a CDS encoding lactonase family protein, translating to MIKPALLLFALSPLAFAAPQRIAIGTNTGGSGKSEGIYLSSFDPETGAFEDVKLGAKYQGPGFLALHPSKPLLYSVGRSEAHPKGSIAAFRLGETLEFINEASSGGHNPCHLAVNERGTALATANYSDGSTAMLPINPMGGVEAPDFVKRIEGTGPRKDRQEGPHAHGVYFRSGFLHVPDLGLDRVLSWPVEEGSAKPVKEDPGSWSSAPGAGPRHMEFSPDGRHAYVVNELDNTVSACSYEAKEGKFTTLHSITTLPEGWTGNSTTAEISVHPNGKFVYASNRGHDSIAVFARDSASGKLSSVQIVPCGGKIPRHFTISPDGKWLLCAHQDSNTLSSLPLDPATGKLGEPKATTACPNPICILFLPK from the coding sequence ATGATCAAACCCGCACTCCTTTTGTTCGCGCTATCGCCCTTGGCCTTCGCCGCACCCCAGCGTATTGCCATCGGCACGAATACCGGTGGCAGCGGCAAGAGCGAGGGCATCTACCTCTCCAGCTTCGACCCGGAGACGGGCGCATTCGAGGACGTAAAGCTCGGTGCGAAATATCAGGGCCCGGGCTTCCTGGCCCTGCACCCTTCCAAGCCGCTCCTTTATTCCGTCGGCCGCTCCGAAGCACATCCGAAGGGCAGCATCGCTGCCTTCCGGCTCGGGGAGACGCTGGAATTTATTAACGAGGCATCTTCGGGGGGCCACAATCCCTGTCACCTGGCCGTGAACGAGAGGGGTACCGCGCTGGCCACAGCGAACTATAGCGATGGCAGCACGGCGATGCTTCCGATCAACCCCATGGGCGGAGTGGAAGCGCCGGACTTCGTGAAGCGGATCGAGGGCACCGGCCCGCGCAAGGACCGCCAGGAAGGCCCCCATGCGCATGGCGTCTATTTCCGCAGCGGATTTCTCCACGTGCCGGACCTCGGCTTGGACAGAGTGCTGAGCTGGCCGGTGGAAGAGGGATCCGCCAAGCCGGTGAAGGAAGATCCGGGCTCCTGGTCCTCCGCCCCTGGTGCCGGACCTCGACACATGGAGTTCTCACCCGACGGCCGCCATGCCTATGTGGTGAATGAACTCGATAACACCGTGAGTGCGTGCAGCTACGAGGCGAAGGAGGGCAAGTTCACCACGCTCCATAGCATTACTACCCTGCCGGAAGGCTGGACCGGGAACAGCACCACGGCCGAGATCTCGGTGCACCCGAATGGCAAGTTCGTCTACGCTTCGAACCGGGGCCACGACAGCATCGCGGTCTTCGCGCGCGATTCCGCGTCGGGCAAGCTGAGCTCGGTCCAGATCGTTCCCTGCGGCGGCAAGATTCCCCGCCACTTCACGATTTCCCCGGACGGCAAGTGGCTGCTCTGCGCTCATCAGGACAGCAACACACTCTCCTCCCTGCCCCTTGATCCCGCCACCGGCAAGCTCGGCGAACCGAAGGCCACCACCGCTTGCCCGAACCCGATCTGCATCCTCTTCCTGCCAAAATAA
- the pyk gene encoding pyruvate kinase: protein MSRRTKIIITLGPATESEEIIGQLIDLGTNVFRLNMSHAKHDWAREMARRVRRAAAERSQHVAVLFDLTGPSIRTGDLEKPYELKIGDLVEFRKSTAEASIPLSTTVNYDGLMDDVAEGRTLVVDNGTMLMQIKTRKDDRIICEVKTAGKMGSRRHINLPGTRLNLPALTEKDRVDLALAVECDADYIAGSFVRDAAHVRELREAVEALEGGAQIVSKIEDQEAIRNIDSIIQATDVIMVARGDLGTEVDFEELPILQRRLVKRCHELGKRVIVATQLLESMIQNPTPTRAEVTDVANAAYEEADCLMLSGETSVGLHPLRCVEALVKISMRIERTGGLGFGQCVLLRDERQKAARAACTLVDSLPDARLIVLTRRGVMANHTAMLRPRTNGFYAFTPKDRVCRQLALTRNIEAFRLPFAATIDETIQRAIEMLRQADLVKQGTPLVIVSDILSDHFAANSILLHHA, encoded by the coding sequence ATGTCTCGCAGAACCAAGATCATCATCACCCTCGGCCCCGCGACGGAGTCGGAAGAAATCATCGGCCAGCTCATCGATTTGGGAACCAACGTGTTCCGGCTGAACATGAGCCACGCGAAGCACGATTGGGCGCGCGAGATGGCGCGCCGCGTGCGCCGGGCGGCCGCGGAGCGTTCGCAGCATGTGGCGGTGCTCTTCGACCTCACCGGTCCCTCGATCCGCACCGGCGACCTCGAGAAGCCCTACGAACTGAAGATCGGGGATCTAGTGGAGTTCCGGAAGTCCACCGCCGAGGCTTCGATCCCGCTCTCCACCACGGTCAACTACGACGGCCTGATGGACGACGTGGCGGAAGGCCGGACGCTGGTGGTCGATAACGGCACCATGCTAATGCAGATCAAAACGCGGAAGGACGACCGCATCATCTGCGAGGTGAAGACGGCGGGCAAGATGGGCTCCCGCCGCCACATCAATCTTCCGGGCACGCGCCTGAACTTGCCCGCCCTGACGGAGAAGGACCGCGTCGATCTTGCGTTGGCGGTGGAATGCGATGCCGACTACATCGCCGGATCTTTCGTCCGGGATGCCGCCCATGTGCGCGAATTGCGCGAGGCGGTGGAAGCGCTGGAAGGCGGCGCGCAGATTGTCTCGAAGATCGAGGACCAGGAAGCGATCCGGAACATCGACTCCATCATCCAAGCCACGGACGTGATCATGGTGGCCCGCGGCGACCTCGGCACCGAGGTGGATTTCGAGGAGCTGCCGATCCTCCAGCGCCGTCTGGTGAAGCGTTGCCACGAGCTGGGCAAGCGCGTGATCGTGGCCACCCAGCTTCTGGAATCCATGATCCAGAACCCGACGCCGACCCGCGCGGAGGTAACGGACGTGGCCAACGCCGCTTACGAAGAGGCCGACTGTCTGATGCTCTCCGGAGAAACCAGCGTGGGCCTGCACCCGCTACGCTGCGTGGAAGCGCTGGTGAAGATCAGCATGCGCATCGAGCGCACCGGCGGCCTCGGCTTCGGCCAGTGCGTGCTGCTGCGGGATGAGCGCCAGAAGGCGGCCCGTGCGGCCTGCACGCTGGTGGACTCGCTGCCGGATGCCCGCCTGATCGTGCTGACCCGCCGCGGCGTGATGGCAAACCACACCGCCATGCTCCGCCCGCGCACGAATGGCTTCTATGCCTTCACCCCGAAGGACCGCGTTTGCCGCCAGCTCGCGCTGACCCGTAACATCGAGGCCTTTCGCCTGCCCTTTGCGGCGACCATCGACGAGACCATCCAGCGTGCGATCGAGATGCTCCGCCAAGCCGATTTGGTGAAGCAGGGCACGCCACTGGTGATCGTCTCCGACATTCTTTCCGACCACTTCGCCGCGAACTCGATCCTGCTGCATCACGCGTGA